Part of the Ziziphus jujuba cultivar Dongzao chromosome 8, ASM3175591v1 genome is shown below.
ACTTTTAGTGTAAACAAGCAAAGTTGTAATAAGCTTAGTATAAGATAAATGAAATGATTTAACACCACATTGAACGAGTGGAGCAAAATTGTGCATAGTTGACTTATACTTCCCTCGCCAAAGATAATGTCcactccaaaaaaataaataaaaacacctATATCTTTCATGTTACTCTACTATTGGTGTGctcaataataaattaaacaattatttaattcatctaaagaaaatactttaaaatataCGGTGAAGTTtactttttctttgaaaaatattgcTTGCAAATTCAATATACGCgcatatatatattccttttcttTGGGACGAATGTAGACAAAAGTATTTTGACAAACATATGGTCGTTGAACATGTCAATCCAAGGGTGtggaaatttttgaattttccgtaatttttaaataacaatgtttatatttattatttaaaaaatttcaactcTGTTAAGTCAAacggaacccaaaaaaaaaaaagtcgtgAACGTCACGGTGTAGAATAAAAAGGAGGTGTCGTACAAGAGACAATCTAGTACTCTTTCACCAGACCACAATGGCGAAATTTCGTTGTGCTCCATTATTGGACATTAAGGAAAGATGGGTTTGGTAGCCTAGCATTTCTCTCTAATCAAAGAAATCACTTTGTTTtgttggtttcttttttttattatttttttcattttattttatttttcttttggttttatgGTTGTTATCTCTTTTGTGGCAATTGCCTAAGAAATGGTGAAAGATGGTCTTTGGGATTTCTGAAGTTTTGCTTCACCAATAGGATAAAGCAGCTTGATTTCAATTGGATCAGTAACATGGAGTAGTCCGATAAAGCTCTTCTGGCAAATATTTCAATGCCTAGAAGTTTGAAAGATCAAAGTAGATAATGGTCTTTGAATGTATGCATTCAATGATGACTGAATGATTTTGATGAAATGTTAATATGCTGCACATTTAATGAAACCCCAACCAGTCATCAGACCAAGCAAATTTCAGTTTCTCTTTGCATTGTAGCATTGTTTTTGTCAATAATAGATGATAAAAATGTAGAATTTGATTTCCCAATCTTGGGATGCCGAATCAACTTCTGATCCATTTGCACTTTTTACGagaaaaaagatatttgataattcaagcccaaaaaaaaaagatatttgataATTCAAGACTCTGCTACCaacaagataaaaaataaaaaaataaaaaaatacaacttCACAATTACACAAAAATCTTGCAGATTTAAATGAGCAAAGCTTTTCATAGAAATTGTTTGCAGCTTTcctttaatcatttttattgagGACTTTAGAGCTTTTACAAGCACACAGTGACTTGTACTCCATTCTGGCATCATAGGACTCCATGACATCTTTTTGAAAGGCTTTCTCTTTTGCCTTTTGCTACTTTATATTCTAAAaccaatattatatagatatatttctcGCACTAATTCACACAAAATCAATGGGAGAAAAATGGGTATCttataatttatagttttggATCCTTCCTAGTAAGAATGTGCTTAATGACCCATGCACCCCGGGTCCCcaaacccccccaaaaaaaaaaaaatagaaagacgatcccttttctttcttttttttttttttttttttttttagagaatgCTGTCTAGTACTCTGTTccaaatattttgatttgttttcaccgcaaagaaagaaaaacacagAGAAAAATATGCGAAACGTTTTCTATACTTATTTATTTGACTCGCACCTTGTTTCCCTTGTTTTTATTTCACTCTATGCGACAAAAACAACAGGCCGTAGGATATGTGAATCGTGTAATTTTTAAAGTGGATAGACTTTTGTACCCTTGAACCATTCGCGCTTTTTTCCCGCAAGATGAAGATAAATTCATCAAAGATGAAGGGTAATTTGTGGCATACAAAAGATCTTGCAGCCTATATACTAGTCCACTTCACAAAATACAGGCCTTTGAGGTCTTTGATAGCTACGAGAAGAGAAAGCAGGAAAGGGCAATCTCTATATTGCCGTGCCTTCTCTCTTACTGGGTAAGCCAGattcttcctccttttttttttttttttttttttttttttatgtcaattCGGTATCTATCAATTTTGTATCGTTTCTATAGCTTATTTGTATGACCTTTTTTAATCAGCTTTAATAGTTCTTCTaaaaatttatccttttttGGATTGGTGGGTAGTTTtgctttatattttaaatcattcTTTCGCAACTAGTATACGAATCCtttgtttatgaatttttatgggTTTTGAGCTTTTTTGGAGTTCTTGTTGGATGCAGGTAAAAAGATGGCTTCAGATCCTAAGGTTCTAACATTTGAAGAAGTTGCAAAGCACAACCAGACCAAGGATTGTTGGCTTGTTATTTCTGGAAAGGTGAGATCtttttttgattatattttgttggggagtaaaatttttatattattcagTTCTTGGATTGATTGGTCTAAGACTCTTCTCAGTTGCTGAGAACTGAagaatatgaatattttttttttttttccctttttggatTCGTTGGTTTGGGGATTGGTTGGTGGGATATTGTGTCAAACTAATGTCGTTTGGAAATCTTGTGGGTGctaattgaataattatttagGCTGTGATATCTATTTGGGATACTTTTTTATTGGGTCATTAATATCCCAGTTTAAGATAGCTAATAATCCACTGGATGTTAGTTACTTAGATCTCACCATTCTATTGATACTGAGATTTAGAAATATCAAATTGTAAAGAAATTTGTTAAGCGGACTTGTTTTTTTGTTAGATTTGTTACTTACTAGTTGATGGAGTTTGTCTAAAATTTGGTCCTTTCATCTAAATAGTGTTGTACTTGCTTGTTTTGCCTCAGATTGAATGTATATGGGGACAGAAGGCTTACTACTTTTTACATAATTAATCTTCAGCCATTTTAGGTGAATAATGGTGAACCATGTTAATCATACTATGGAAGATGTGTTGAGTATTAGTATGGCTAAATGAAGGTCCAAAAAAATGTTTCTTGTTATGATTGTTATTGCATTGCTAAGTTTTGTTATTGGTGTCTAATTAGGTCTATGATGTAACACCATTTATGGATGATCATCCTGGAGGTGATGAAGTTCTGTTATCCGCAACCGGTAAAGTTACCATACAACCATTATCGAAGCTCctgtatatttttttgggacacTGAACCTGGATGAAAGAAAGCCCTTTCTGaggttaattttgttttgagcaTTGTAGGGAAAGATGCAACTAACGATTTTGAGGATGTGGGTCACAGTGACTCTGCTAGGGAAATGATGCACAAATACTATATTGGGGAGGTTGATCCATCAACTGTTCCACTAAAACGGACCTACATTCCACCACAGCAAGCAGCATACAATCCTGATAAGACGCCTGAATTCGTGATTAAAATTTTACAGTTCATTGTTCCCCTTTTAATCTTGGGTTTAGCATTTGTTGTCCGCCATTATACCAAGAAAGACTAGTCCAAAATCATTCTGTTAATGCCTGCAAAAAGGGTGGTGAGGCTGTAGCACTCAGTAGCCGTGCATTTAGGACAACAGTTGCTTTGCTTTACTCTCTTAGGCATTGTTTGTGCCAATTTATTGTTAGTCCACATTATGTGGTACATTAGAGTCCATCAGAGTTCATCACGGTCGGTAATTTAagtgtctttttgtttttatggagACTGGATGGTGTTCAATTTTCTTGTGTGATAAACAGGAGCATGTTTTGTTTCCTTATtcccttttgaattttttgttttgtgcttccgtagtattttttatttttaactgtgTTTTGAGTTCATATCTTGCTTTCTGATCTGGAGATCAAGTTTATTTTAAATCACTGAATTttagatgatatatatatatatatatatattttttttttttcctcccttcaACATTCAAAGCAACAAAAGTGAAGTAAAGAATGTGAAGAAAGTGCGAATTTCTTGGCTTTAATCCCAAGGCACAGAATATAGCATACAAGGGCACCTTAAAAACTTatttacctatatatatataagttttgcgGTTCTTTGTATCATATGCTTAGATTTCCTCTTTGGAAGCCTGCGAAACGAATTGTTCAACGAGAGCCACGGGTCTATTTACCCATCCTCAGATGATAGACATAGTCGCTATCATAGCCAGTTGGTGAGTAAATTGTAATATTACAAGGTCATCCACAAAATATAGAAATGCTGTGAGACTCGGAAGAATGCAATTCTCGAGGACTTTTTACTCCAAAATggagtatatatattaatttccgGGATAATATTAGTCCAAATGATGAATGGCTTCCCCATCATCCCATATGGTACAAATACATTAATAGTAATAGGGGCACTTTAATGCCCACAGTGATTAATGTTCATAAATTTAGAAGCAGTGGaatacaactaaaataaatttggatatAACCCTTTTTTGGTGCATGTTGCCATCTGAAACCCGTTTGAGCCTTGAAACGGTTTGAGCATGGCAGAACAACAGAAAAACCTGCACTACCGCTCTTGGGGTGTGTGCTTTTATCTCATGCTCAAGAAGATTATACGTCGTGCAGAACCAGAATACAAGAAAGGAGAAAGGCACAGGATAAATTAGCCAACAATATATCTAATCAGAAGGATGATTCTATCTTGTAATGCAGGGTTACGACCAAGTTATGAGCATCATCAAGAAGCTTCCACACATCGAGTTGCCCGGCCATGCTATTGCACTCCCTTATGATCTCATCCATGCTACTATATTTCTCGATTATCAATTTCCGTCTCTGCAAAACTGATGCTGCAATGGCATAAAGTAATAGATCATCTGTTGGTGGAGCTCGTTGTCGTATCCTGCTCCAGGCAGATTTTCCAATCCCAGCCCTTATGGCTGCCTGATCAGCCCACATTACCTCCCATAAGCATATTGTCTGTTCATATGACAATTCCCTCCTAAACAGCACCACCACCATCCTGTAAACAAAAAAGCAATCCTCCGCTTGTAGTTTCTCCAAGTGCCTGTAAAGGTGGGAGTCCTtgcatttgataattttagaaACAATATTCAGCTGCCTACGAATTCCAATTTCGTCCAGCCTAAAATTATGTCGTGCCTTCCTCATGAAACCCACAAAACACCAGAAAGCCTCGTGATCCTCTGTGATTACAGTGATAATAGGAGAGAGAAGATCACTCATACCCTGGCAGTAACCAATTTCTGGGTCGTAGAGTGCATATGCTTCAAGAATCGCAACCAGCCGGGCAGCATGAAAAATTCTGCAGGGTTCCAGGTGATCATAATCCTTCAATCCAACAGCTTCAGCACAGCGTCTTGCCCTAGCTTCCGATACTGCAGCTTGAGATGGGGAATATTGTATCCATTCAGAATTAGCACGGACTGCATCAACGCGAATGATTCGTTGCCATGTGGTGAAGTCTTCATTGGTGCAGAGTTTTGATTGGACTTCTGTCCTGGAAGGAGAATTATCCTTGGACTCTTCCCCTCCTTCAGATGAGGGAAAAGTCTGGGACACTTCCAGGTCTTCTGAAGAGTCTGAATCAGATGATTCAGTGTTCAATACAGAGGAATCAACATTTGTAATTCGTCTTGAACTATCATCTCCATCCAACAAGGTACTTGAGGGATCATCTAAGTATTCAACATCCACACCCCTTTCCTCACTAGAAAGGGACTCCCTAGCGCTAACCACATCTTCAGAGCTGGGAGAATTTGAGTCATGAATGAAACTCCCGCTGTCTCCATTGTAGCAGAATCCATCAAATTCATTAAGCTTAAAGCTCTCATTGCCGCGTTTCATAAGCCGACGGCATTGTCTACGGAGTTTTTCATATTCCTTTCTGCATCCATAATTGACATAGAAATAGCGGAAAGGAGAGGTCCATGGAGTAAAAACAGAGGATAGCATCAGAAATGGAAACCCACAATCAACCCGGAATAGTAGAATATAGTGCCAGGAaagaataaattcaaaattctcTATAGAACTGGCATGTACCTTTTCTGAGATCTTATTGCATCTCTTTCTTCTTTGGAAGTGTTCAAGTCATAGCTGTTGACATAAAGACACAGAATATATGAGTAGAAGTCCACCAAACAAAAGGGGGCAAGAAGCACAGAGTTTATGCATCATAGGAAGCTACTCGATGATTCAACAATGATGACAATATGGGAAAAATAATTGCAATGACAATTTTCAATCACGAAAATGCACTACAGgtgaaaacagaaaacagtAATTAATTGAAAAGGGATAAAGCATTCTTACACTCCTAGAAGGAACGGCCAAACCTCAGATCTAATACTTGGATCAACACCctacaagaaaaaaatttcaagttaACCCAGAATTAATTCAACAGGTACGTGAGATAAAAAAGCAAACATATAGGGTACGTTTGGCAGTAACTCACTGCACTGCGAACTTTCTTCAAGAACTTAACCCCACCATC
Proteins encoded:
- the LOC107414969 gene encoding cytochrome b5 — protein: MASDPKVLTFEEVAKHNQTKDCWLVISGKVYDVTPFMDDHPGGDEVLLSATGKDATNDFEDVGHSDSAREMMHKYYIGEVDPSTVPLKRTYIPPQQAAYNPDKTPEFVIKILQFIVPLLILGLAFVVRHYTKKD
- the LOC107414989 gene encoding rab GTPase-activating protein 22 isoform X2, yielding MIASGTGGHPIYGGGVGRYSVMAPAPFNVAVAITALAGFTLIMALFYTASRGRLKSPWSRRKRKHALSPQQWRSLFTPDGEFRDGGVKFLKKVRSAGVDPSIRSEVWPFLLGVYDLNTSKEERDAIRSQKRKEYEKLRRQCRRLMKRGNESFKLNEFDGFCYNGDSGSFIHDSNSPSSEDVVSARESLSSEERGVDVEYLDDPSSTLLDGDDSSRRITNVDSSVLNTESSDSDSSEDLEVSQTFPSSEGGEESKDNSPSRTEVQSKLCTNEDFTTWQRIIRVDAVRANSEWIQYSPSQAAVSEARARRCAEAVGLKDYDHLEPCRIFHAARLVAILEAYALYDPEIGYCQGMSDLLSPIITVITEDHEAFWCFVGFMRKARHNFRLDEIGIRRQLNIVSKIIKCKDSHLYRHLEKLQAEDCFFVYRMVVVLFRRELSYEQTICLWEVMWADQAAIRAGIGKSAWSRIRQRAPPTDDLLLYAIAASVLQRRKLIIEKYSSMDEIIRECNSMAGQLDVWKLLDDAHNLVVTLHYKIESSF
- the LOC107414989 gene encoding rab GTPase-activating protein 22 isoform X1: MKALRRSHTSSSNSSPSSSSSSSSSSSSWIHLRSVLFVVTSSSPAYCSSSDRGRLKSPWSRRKRKHALSPQQWRSLFTPDGEFRDGGVKFLKKVRSAGVDPSIRSEVWPFLLGVYDLNTSKEERDAIRSQKRKEYEKLRRQCRRLMKRGNESFKLNEFDGFCYNGDSGSFIHDSNSPSSEDVVSARESLSSEERGVDVEYLDDPSSTLLDGDDSSRRITNVDSSVLNTESSDSDSSEDLEVSQTFPSSEGGEESKDNSPSRTEVQSKLCTNEDFTTWQRIIRVDAVRANSEWIQYSPSQAAVSEARARRCAEAVGLKDYDHLEPCRIFHAARLVAILEAYALYDPEIGYCQGMSDLLSPIITVITEDHEAFWCFVGFMRKARHNFRLDEIGIRRQLNIVSKIIKCKDSHLYRHLEKLQAEDCFFVYRMVVVLFRRELSYEQTICLWEVMWADQAAIRAGIGKSAWSRIRQRAPPTDDLLLYAIAASVLQRRKLIIEKYSSMDEIIRECNSMAGQLDVWKLLDDAHNLVVTLHYKIESSF